In the Besnoitia besnoiti strain Bb-Ger1 chromosome XII, whole genome shotgun sequence genome, one interval contains:
- a CDS encoding putative manganese resistance 1 protein (encoded by transcript BESB_022560), with protein MVMGRVRATSYVRRTLSQPIHQHRVSAVILPQKPGARPPGGGSGRAVSVQLDDGICPLTTGTGAPSRQLHLGLLAEGSSSLGTPSLGSGAMVAVDTADSGVIDEEAEDNISNYYRFTVNEDLQRTWHMLSGRINILLVFVPLAFWSMICGGSPLFVFTCNFLALIPLAALLGNATEELALHTGEIVGGLLNAVFGNAAEMIMSVQALRVGLLNMVQGTMLGSILSNLLLVLGMSFFAGGIRYHVQKFNEKGATCSVTLLLLSCMSIVIPTVAASGNDHANPTYDIIKISRTIAVLISVTYCLFLFFQLYTHLNLFRDVEDGEQELPSMSWEAATIILFVVTLLISAHSEYLVGSIHDVVTEYGLPESFIGVILLPIVGNAAEHLTAVTVAMKNKVDLAMGVAVGSSAQIALFVFPFTVCAGWMLDQPLTLAVQPLSALVLLMAVLVAMAIVQDGESNWLEGVMLMSAYLMIAIVFW; from the exons ATGGTGATGGGACGCGTGCGCGCCACCTCCTACGTGAGGCGGACGCTCTCTCAGCCCATCCACCAGCACCGCGTTTCGGCGGTCATTCTCCCGCAGAAACCCGGCGCCCGtccgcccggcggcggcagcggccgcgccgttTCCGTTCAGCTGGACGATG GGATCTGCCCGTTGACGACTGGAACGGGGGCCCCGAGTCGACAGCTGCACTTGGGTCTTCTGGCCGAAGGCTCGAGTTCGCTGGGAACTCCGAGTttgggcagcggcgcgatgGTAGCCGTGGACACTGCAGACTCTGGCGTGATTgacgaggaagccgaggaCAACATCAGCAACTACTACCGCTTCACCGTCAACGAGGATCTCCAGCGAACGTGGCACATGCTCTCTGGAAG GATAAACATCCTCCTGGTTTTCGTTCCGCTGGCGTTTTGGAGCATGATTTGTGGTGGATCGCCTCTTTTTGTCTTCACGTGCAACTTCTTGGCCCTGATTCCGCTCGCTGCACTCCTCGGCAACGCCACCGAAGAGCTCGCGCTTCACACCGGAG AAATCGTCGGAGGCTTGCTGAACGCCGTTTTTGGAAACGCTGCCGAGATGATCATGTCCGTCCAAGCTTTGCGCGTG GGCCTTCTGAACATGGTTCAGGGGACGATGCTGGGCAGCATTCTCTCCAACTTGCTGCTGGTGCTGGGCATGTCTTTCTTCGCGGGCGGCATCCGCTACCACGTGCAGAAATTCAACGAAAAAG GCGCGACTTGCAGTGtcacgctgctgcttctgtccTGTATGAGTATCGTCATTCCGaccgtcgccgcgtctgggAACGACCACGCGAATCCAACGTATGACATCATCAAG aTAAGCCGAACGATCGCGGTGCTGATTAGCGTGACTTACtgccttttcctcttcttccagctTTACACACATTTGAATCTCTTCCGAGATGTAGAAGATG GTGAACAGGAGCTTCCGTCGATGTCCTGGGAGGCCGCAACCATCATTCTATTTGTCGTCACCCTCCTCATTTCAGCCCACTCAG AGTACCTCGTCGGCTCGATTCATGACGTCGTCACGGAGTACGGCCTTCCCGAAAGCTTCATTGGCGTCATCTTGCTCCCAATCGTCG GAAATGCGGCGGAGCATCTGACAGCCGTCACTGTGGCGATGAAGAATAAAGTCGATCTGGCGATGGGAGTTGCTGTAGGCTCCTCTGCACAG AttgctctcttcgtcttcccctTCACTGTCTGCGCGGGGTGGATGCTCGACCAACCGTTGACTCTGGCTGTGCAGCCGCTGAGTGCCTTGGTTCTGTTGATGGCGGTGCTGGTCGCCATGG CTATCGTCCAAGACGGAGAGAGCAACTGGCTAGAGGGTGTCATGCTTATGTCGGCATATCTCATGATTGCGATTGTTTTCTGGTAA
- a CDS encoding hypothetical protein (encoded by transcript BESB_022570), which yields MGSAGRRRRRQAQAAAARRAYTVHTEFADGRASCSAASDAALCSPHRGDAPSSAESRTRESHDASQTKPQGVEAKPPAYSVTREQVFQLSREPHEALAFCSPGNWMLSCTSSLALPSAAGEPLPGGDERRAPPAGGGGGEGGETSLPCCLEFAEVMPTHGASDSVVPEAQRATPAASAVETLRRVEPARAACSHETEAPDEAGDGLGDGTEPHGYATQGSLELQGQNGKTGGVEEEAHRRQTQSETERVPRGSERCQPLPRSFRKKASQSERSQSGKAGEVAWRPVRSQRPPHAGMPASELEQSTICSAARNGLSAAASLSLPRETEAAACHTTDTRGLSCCRASADGHAAEGMSADSARHARDRQLPALSSSISSTGPRDLSNCSQRRGAVAPDAAAPADEPVQGPRTSREASDGGAENIGSRGCGMSACRGGVRARERARDLGDLVAASPGSPHRRIPSKKCRNHVLIPAIGVEPGRASSEKLPSAQALNKQARCSASV from the coding sequence ATGGGGTctgcggggcggcggcgacggaggcaggcgcaggcggcagcagctcgaaGGGCATACACAGTGCACACGGAGTTCGCGGATGGGAGGGCAAGctgctcggcggcctcggatGCGGCCCTTTGCTCGCCTCACCGTGGAGATGCGCCAAGTTCCGCCGAGTCGCGAACGCGGGAATCCCATGACGCTTCGCAGACCAAGCCGCAGGGCGTCGAGGCCAAGCCGCCTGCCTACAGTGTGACACGCGAGCAGGTTTTCCAGCTCAGCCGGGAGCCCCATGAGGCCTTGGCTTTCTGCTCGCCCGGCAACTGGATGCTCTCCTGCACGTCTTCCTTGGCGCTGCcttcggccgccggcgagccccTTCCGGGGGGCGACGaacggcgggcgccgcccgcggggggcggcggcggagagggcggagaaacTTCCCTTCCCTGTTGTCTCGAGTTTGCGGAGGTCATGCCCACGCACGGAGCAAGCGACTCCGTGGtgccggaggcgcagagggcaaCTCCAGCGGCCAGTGCGGtggagacgctgcgcagagtcgagcccgctcgcgccgcctgcagccatGAAACAGAGGCGCCGGACGAGGCGGGGGATGGCCTAGGGGACGGCACCGAACCTCACGGGTACGCCACCCAGGGTTCGCTAGAGCTGCAGGGGCAAAACGGGAAGACAGGCGGagtcgaggaagaagcacacAGACGGCAGACGCAAAGTGAAACTGAGAGGGTGCCTCGAGGTAGCGAAAGATGCCAGCCACTGCCCCGGTCGTTCAGGAAGAAGGCCAGCCAGAGCGAAAGATCGCAAAGCGGGAAAGCGGGAGAGGTCGCGTGGCGACCTGTACGAAGTCAGCGACCGCCACACGCCGGGATGCCTGCGTCAGAGCTCGAGCAATCGACGATCTGTTCTGCCGCTCGCAACGGgctgtctgctgcggcttcgtTGTCTTTGCCCAGAGAGACTGAAGCAGCGGCGTGTCACACGACAGATACGAGAGGCCTATCTTGCTGCAGGGCTTCCGCGGATGGCCATGCTGCAGAGGGAATGTCTGCTGACTCAGCCCggcacgcgcgcgaccgccagCTGCCCGCCCTCTCGTCGTCGATTTCCTCCACCGGGCCTAGGGATCTGTCCAACTGCTCTCAACGTCGCGGCGCGGTTGCTCccgacgctgcagcgccggcggacgaGCCCGTCCAGGGGCCACGCACGAGCCGAGAGGCTTCAGACGGCGGTGCGGAAAACATCGGCTCTCGCGGGTGCGGCATGTCGGCTTGCAGAGGGGGAGTTCGTGCGCGTGAGCGAGCGAGGGACCTCGGAGACCTTGTGGCAGCCTCGCCTGGATCTCCACATCGTCGTATTCCAAGTAAGAAATGTCGAAATCACGTGCTTATCCCAGCGATCGGCGTAGAGCCGggtcgcgcgtcgtccgAGAAGTTGCCGAGCGCACAGGCGCTCAACAAGCAGGCCCGGTGCAGTGCTTCCGTATAG